The following coding sequences lie in one Listeria ivanovii subsp. londoniensis genomic window:
- a CDS encoding ATP synthase F0 subunit C (Produces ATP from ADP in the presence of a proton gradient across the membrane. Subunit C is part of the membrane proton channel F0) — protein sequence MDLVVACSVIGAALAVGLATLGAAIGQGIAVSRATEIIGKNPNAKKEVMGGLFLGLLMIVALMLFALAIAVILLWVNPFI from the coding sequence ATGGATTTAGTAGTTGCATGTAGCGTAATTGGCGCAGCGCTCGCAGTAGGACTAGCGACACTTGGCGCTGCAATTGGACAAGGGATTGCGGTTAGTAGAGCAACAGAAATTATCGGAAAAAACCCAAATGCTAAAAAAGAAGTTATGGGAGGTCTCTTTTTGGGACTCCTAATGATTGTCGCGTTGATGCTTTTTGCACTAGCGATTGCAGTCATCTTGCTTTGGGTTAATCCGTTTATATGA
- a CDS encoding F0F1 ATP synthase subunit delta — MEKIIETIILYGIFAVGFLYLLHFALKKLENILTSFFYELSQDQSLEKESLLRRLKRQKVATTREEQKNRQLANEAEQKEVIFLEEIDQLIAENKQYEQQLHVWQNEKPKQIVEVPSIATTPHAPRKSLSSYVEEILQQVFIESEEDEAGLFSESIREFDALIRAEKIRCALPYKVILQLFEMYSAEQLHMFMESFKKYNERSSRLAVKQIYQSSYLSPEQKLKVMREDGTLDELDAEFVQFLFYMLTHFSYRQSRSLYRNYLGVYNIHFYTGLIRVIVASKESANHFEKLWQPNHDNYKIEYYVKKELIGGVILEYGMKSIDMSYQELIKRSTEKIEAEVKI; from the coding sequence ATGGAAAAAATAATTGAAACAATCATTCTTTATGGTATTTTTGCAGTGGGCTTTTTATATCTGCTTCATTTCGCCTTGAAAAAACTAGAAAATATACTAACCAGTTTCTTCTATGAACTTAGCCAAGATCAGTCGCTTGAAAAGGAAAGTCTTTTACGGCGGCTGAAGCGACAAAAGGTAGCGACAACACGCGAAGAACAAAAAAACAGGCAGCTGGCTAATGAAGCAGAACAAAAAGAAGTGATTTTTTTAGAAGAAATCGATCAATTAATTGCGGAGAATAAACAGTATGAACAGCAACTTCATGTTTGGCAAAATGAAAAGCCAAAGCAAATTGTAGAAGTTCCAAGTATTGCAACGACTCCTCATGCACCGCGGAAATCACTTAGCAGCTATGTAGAGGAAATTCTTCAACAGGTTTTTATTGAATCGGAGGAAGATGAAGCTGGATTATTCAGTGAGTCTATTCGGGAATTTGATGCACTAATACGTGCGGAAAAAATACGTTGTGCACTTCCTTATAAAGTGATTTTGCAGTTATTCGAAATGTATTCAGCAGAGCAATTGCATATGTTTATGGAGTCATTTAAAAAATACAATGAGCGGTCAAGCAGACTGGCTGTTAAACAAATCTATCAAAGCAGTTATTTATCACCAGAACAAAAATTGAAAGTAATGCGTGAGGACGGTACGTTAGATGAATTAGATGCGGAATTTGTACAGTTTCTATTTTATATGCTGACACACTTTTCTTACCGTCAATCGCGTTCGCTTTATCGAAATTATTTAGGTGTTTACAATATTCACTTTTACACAGGACTTATTCGTGTAATAGTTGCTAGCAAAGAATCAGCGAACCATTTTGAAAAACTTTGGCAGCCAAATCATGATAATTATAAAATCGAGTACTATGTTAAAAAAGAATTAATTGGTGGAGTAATTCTAGAATATGGAATGAAATCCATTGATATGAGCTACCAAGAATTAATTAAGCGCTCAACAGAAAAAATCGAAGCGGAAGTGAAAATTTGA
- a CDS encoding F0F1 ATP synthase subunit alpha: protein MKTIHFDMKKYETPVDLDYLKEHGRVEKISDGVIFSSGLENAALHQAVLIDEKHRGIILELNEEFVGIGLIDETNDILEGMNVSVAESFMEVALFEDMAGRIIDTTGKMLYDEMDEQPTSSYPLFCVTPAIMTIDSVTRPLNTGLASIDSITPIGRGQRQLILGNRQTGKTQIAVDTIINQHDQNVHCIYVAIGLKAAYIAEVIETLKRHGAMDYSTVVATAASDSLTSQYLTPYAGMAVAESLRDQGKDVLIIFDDLTKHADAYRAISLLFNRPPGREAYPGDSFYIHSSLLERAVQMNEEHGGGSITALPMIETLSDDVTAYIPTNVISITDGQLFLKSDLFNRGQKPAVDVGVSVSRIGGDAQHPIIRKLSKNLTLILSQYEELKELLDFGNALDDGSMKMVTDGRILTELFKQNILNPLSVADLAAILYAFQHGFLTEIPPAKIQTFKGLLLEKAHKNEAFEQFSSQISEISDLNESHTKMLEEIILEAGRPFS from the coding sequence TTGAAAACAATTCATTTTGATATGAAAAAATACGAAACCCCTGTGGACTTAGATTATTTAAAAGAGCATGGCCGCGTTGAAAAAATTTCCGATGGTGTTATTTTTTCTTCTGGCTTGGAGAATGCAGCGCTTCATCAGGCTGTATTAATTGACGAAAAGCATCGTGGCATTATTCTTGAACTGAATGAAGAATTCGTTGGGATTGGCCTGATAGATGAAACAAATGATATTTTAGAAGGTATGAATGTTTCTGTTGCTGAGAGTTTTATGGAAGTAGCTCTTTTTGAAGATATGGCTGGTCGTATTATTGATACAACTGGAAAAATGCTTTATGACGAAATGGATGAACAGCCAACGAGTAGTTATCCACTTTTTTGTGTAACTCCGGCAATTATGACGATTGATAGTGTTACTCGTCCATTAAATACTGGACTTGCATCTATTGATTCGATTACACCAATTGGTCGTGGCCAACGTCAATTGATACTTGGAAATCGACAAACAGGAAAAACACAAATTGCAGTAGATACAATTATCAATCAGCATGATCAAAATGTTCATTGTATTTATGTAGCAATTGGACTAAAAGCAGCTTACATTGCCGAAGTCATTGAAACACTAAAACGCCACGGGGCAATGGATTATTCAACCGTTGTTGCAACAGCCGCTAGTGATTCGCTTACATCTCAGTATTTAACACCATATGCTGGAATGGCTGTAGCAGAATCTTTGCGTGATCAAGGGAAAGATGTACTGATTATTTTTGATGATTTAACAAAACATGCAGATGCTTATCGGGCAATCAGTTTACTATTTAATCGCCCACCAGGTCGAGAAGCTTATCCGGGAGACAGTTTTTACATCCACTCTAGTTTGCTTGAGCGAGCGGTCCAAATGAATGAAGAGCATGGTGGGGGTTCTATCACAGCACTTCCAATGATTGAAACATTATCCGATGATGTAACAGCGTATATCCCTACCAATGTTATCTCCATTACAGACGGTCAACTGTTTTTAAAATCTGATTTATTCAACCGTGGCCAAAAACCGGCAGTAGATGTTGGGGTATCTGTTTCGAGGATTGGTGGAGATGCACAACACCCAATTATTCGAAAACTTAGCAAAAACCTAACATTGATTCTTTCGCAGTATGAGGAATTAAAAGAATTACTTGACTTCGGGAACGCACTGGATGATGGGAGTATGAAAATGGTTACGGATGGTCGGATTTTGACAGAACTTTTCAAACAAAATATTTTAAATCCATTATCAGTAGCAGATTTAGCAGCTATTTTATACGCTTTTCAACATGGATTCTTAACGGAAATCCCACCTGCTAAAATACAAACATTTAAGGGATTACTGTTAGAAAAAGCACATAAAAATGAAGCATTCGAACAATTTTCAAGTCAGATTAGTGAAATTAGTGATTTGAATGAGTCGCATACTAAAATGCTAGAAGAAATTATTCTGGAAGCGGGGAGGCCTTTTAGTTGA
- a CDS encoding FoF1 ATP synthase subunit gamma: MSSTNEAQKKIKALNSTRKIVHVTELATLGKLPQLREKSEAAVSYYETILKSLRWVRKTMHNGNNQAVVEKNITAIAVTSERGLCGAYNSEVFSQIDRLIESLGDQVKINWVVIGEQGHRYLTKLGQSITAYLQVSLENIDLETTTAITADFIDQINAQEIDALYVVFTKYFNAVHSEAMCEKIYPDIPEEEGMQPIEVDYVLDYEEDDEQVEQLLLENYLCGLLYSMFRYSVASEYCMRRIAMKQAKDNIQKQLEEAIFDARKKALQQKTSELLDIISGAQTIRKEEE, translated from the coding sequence TTGAGTAGCACAAATGAGGCTCAAAAAAAAATCAAAGCACTAAACTCCACGCGCAAAATTGTCCATGTGACAGAATTGGCGACACTTGGAAAACTACCCCAACTTCGAGAAAAATCCGAAGCTGCTGTTAGCTATTACGAAACTATTCTAAAAAGTCTACGTTGGGTGAGGAAAACGATGCATAATGGAAATAATCAAGCAGTTGTGGAAAAGAATATCACTGCTATTGCGGTTACTTCTGAACGTGGACTTTGCGGCGCTTATAATAGTGAAGTATTTTCGCAAATTGACAGACTTATTGAATCGCTTGGTGATCAAGTGAAGATTAACTGGGTGGTTATCGGTGAACAAGGGCATCGTTATTTAACTAAGCTTGGTCAGAGCATCACTGCTTACTTGCAAGTATCGCTTGAGAATATTGATTTAGAAACAACTACAGCGATTACTGCTGATTTTATCGACCAAATTAATGCCCAAGAGATTGATGCACTATATGTCGTTTTTACCAAATATTTTAATGCTGTTCATTCAGAAGCGATGTGTGAAAAAATTTATCCTGATATTCCTGAAGAAGAAGGTATGCAGCCAATTGAGGTTGATTATGTTCTTGACTATGAGGAGGATGATGAGCAGGTCGAGCAACTATTACTCGAAAACTATTTATGTGGATTGCTTTATAGTATGTTCCGCTACTCGGTTGCCAGCGAATATTGTATGCGTCGAATCGCGATGAAGCAAGCGAAGGATAATATCCAAAAACAGCTTGAAGAAGCAATTTTTGATGCTAGAAAAAAAGCCCTGCAACAAAAAACAAGCGAACTTTTAGACATCATCAGTGGTGCACAGACAATCAGGAAGGAAGAAGAATAG
- the atpD gene encoding F0F1 ATP synthase subunit beta has translation MKKNTGTIISISGFVLKIEFNESDLPEIGYALEYKTHQGTYLAEVVQHTGINTVSAIAIGEVSGLSRGTIVVNLGHPIEVPVGEKVLGRMLNVYGKAIDGKPEPDTEVKWPIFRDQPKLSELDTNKEILYTGIKVIDLICPILKGGKTGLFGGAGVGKSVLMQELINNISMLGGNAVFTGVGERVREGIGLYKELEESGVLPQTTVVLGQMNESPGVRMRVALTGLTIAEYLRDEEKKDVLLFIDNVFRFIQAGSEVSSLQGKIPITGGYQSTLSKEVGDFQDRIASTKDGSITSIQCVFLPADDIDDPSAVATFSHLDSTIVLERSIAALGIFPAVNPLQSSSRALNPNFVGERHYNLAVQVKFILQRYMELQEIINVLGIAELSDDDKNLVNRARKIRNFLSQPFYVSEKFTGSEGIFVDIEDLLVSIERILNGDYDERSERDFLFIGSYKDLK, from the coding sequence ATGAAAAAAAACACGGGGACCATTATTAGTATTAGTGGTTTTGTTTTAAAAATAGAATTTAATGAAAGTGATTTACCAGAAATTGGTTATGCACTAGAATATAAAACACACCAAGGGACATATCTAGCAGAAGTCGTTCAGCACACTGGAATCAATACTGTATCTGCTATTGCAATCGGTGAAGTTAGTGGGCTTTCAAGAGGGACAATTGTTGTTAATTTAGGACACCCAATTGAAGTTCCTGTTGGTGAAAAAGTATTAGGTCGTATGCTGAATGTTTATGGAAAAGCAATTGATGGGAAACCTGAACCAGATACAGAAGTTAAATGGCCCATTTTCCGTGACCAGCCGAAACTCTCCGAACTGGATACAAATAAAGAAATTTTATATACAGGAATTAAAGTAATTGATTTAATCTGCCCAATTTTAAAAGGTGGTAAAACTGGACTTTTTGGTGGTGCGGGTGTTGGTAAATCTGTCCTCATGCAAGAACTAATTAATAATATCAGTATGTTAGGTGGAAATGCTGTATTTACCGGTGTTGGGGAACGTGTTCGCGAAGGAATTGGGTTATATAAAGAACTAGAAGAAAGCGGTGTATTACCACAAACAACCGTTGTACTTGGTCAAATGAACGAGTCACCGGGTGTTCGGATGCGTGTTGCTTTAACTGGTTTAACCATTGCTGAATATTTACGGGATGAAGAGAAGAAAGATGTACTACTTTTCATTGATAATGTTTTCCGCTTTATCCAAGCTGGTTCGGAGGTTTCTTCATTACAAGGTAAAATTCCGATTACAGGAGGCTATCAATCAACACTTTCCAAAGAAGTTGGAGACTTTCAAGATCGCATCGCATCTACTAAAGATGGCTCTATTACTTCGATTCAATGTGTATTCTTACCAGCAGATGATATTGATGATCCTTCTGCCGTTGCAACATTTAGTCATTTGGATTCGACAATCGTATTGGAACGTTCGATTGCCGCCCTTGGTATTTTCCCTGCTGTTAATCCGCTTCAATCTTCTTCACGCGCACTTAACCCGAATTTTGTAGGGGAACGTCATTATAATTTAGCTGTACAAGTGAAGTTTATTTTACAACGCTATATGGAACTACAAGAAATCATCAATGTGCTAGGAATTGCCGAATTAAGTGATGATGATAAGAACCTTGTAAATCGGGCGAGGAAAATTCGTAATTTCCTTTCTCAACCATTCTATGTTTCTGAAAAATTCACTGGGTCAGAAGGTATCTTCGTTGACATTGAAGATTTGCTCGTTAGTATTGAACGCATTTTGAATGGCGATTATGATGAACGCTCAGAGCGGGACTTCTTGTTTATCGGATCCTACAAAGACTTGAAATAG
- a CDS encoding ATP synthase delta/epsilon chain, translating to MKLKIVSPMGQFFEGEVEGFVINTKEGQQTVLEEHIDFLSFFDYSEIIILDSIASEPIFVALGYLHLVQNEANIMAQFASTDSKQAERIFERLSKRKPTESRGKNGERIF from the coding sequence ATGAAACTTAAAATCGTCTCGCCTATGGGGCAATTTTTTGAAGGTGAAGTAGAGGGCTTTGTCATCAATACAAAAGAAGGACAACAAACCGTATTAGAGGAACATATTGATTTCTTAAGCTTCTTTGATTACAGTGAAATTATCATTTTAGATAGTATTGCTTCTGAGCCGATTTTTGTTGCTCTAGGTTATTTACACCTTGTTCAAAATGAAGCAAATATTATGGCTCAGTTCGCTTCAACAGATTCTAAACAAGCGGAGCGGATTTTCGAAAGACTAAGCAAAAGAAAACCAACAGAGAGTAGGGGAAAGAATGGCGAGCGGATTTTTTGA